ACGTTGATCGCCAAGGACCTGGCCGCCGGGCACGGGGAGCGGACGCTGTTCACCGGGCTGGACCTGGTGGTCGCCCCCGGGGACGTGATCGGCCTGGTCGGGCCGAACGGGGCGGGCAAGTCGACGCTGCTGCGTACGCTCGCCGGGCTGTTGCCGGTGGAGGCCGGCAGTGTCGCGGTGAGTCCGCCCGGCGCGAGCGTCGGGCACCTGCCGCAGGAGCCGGACCGCCATCCCGGCGAGACGATCCGGGCGTTCCTGGCCCGGCGGACCGGGGTGGCCCGGGCGCAGGCCGCTCTCGACGCGGCCACCGAGGCGCTGACCACCGGTGCACCGGGCGCCGACGACGCGTACGCCACCGCGTTGGAGAGTTGGCTCGGCCTGGGCGGAGCCGACCTGGACGAGCGGGCCGAGGAGGTCGCTGCGGAGCTGGGTCTCGCCGTCGACCTCGACCACGAGATGACCGGGCTCTCCGGCGGACAGGCCGCCCGCGCCGGGCTCGCGTCGCTGCTGCTCAGTCGGTACGACGTCTTCCTGCTCGACGAGCCCACCAACGACCTGGACCTGGCCGGGTTGGAGCGCCTGGAGCAGTTCGTCACCGGGTTGCGGGCCGGCACGGTGCTGGTCAGCCACGACCGGGAGTTCCTGACCCGGACGGTGACCCGGGTGCTGGAGCTGGACCTGCATCAGCAGCAGGTCAACCACTTCGGTGGCGGCTACGCGGCGTACCTGGAGGAGCGGGAGGTGGCGCGCCGCCAGGCACGCGCCGAGTTCGAGGAGTACGCCGACACCAGGTCGTCGTTGGAGGCGCGGGCGCGCACGCAGCGATCCTGGATGGAGAAGGGTGTCCGCAACGCCCGGCGCAAGGCCACCGACAACGACAAGATCGGCCGCAAGTTCCGCTCCGAGGCGAGCGAGAAGCAGGCGGCGAAGGCCCGACAGACCGAACGGTTGATCGAGCGGCTGGACGTGGTCGAGGAGCCACGCAAGGAGTGGGAGCTGCGGATGGAGATCGCCGCCGCACCCCGTGCCGGCGCCGTCGTGGCCACTCTCCGCGACGCGGTGGTACGCCGGGGCGACTTCACCCTCGGTCCGGTGCATCTGCAGATCGACTGGGCCGACCGGGTGGCGATCACCGGGGCGAACGGCTCCGGCAAGTCGACGCTGCTCGCCGCCCTGCTGGGCCGGCTGCCGCTGGACACCGGTCAGGCCGCGCTGGGCCCGGGTGTGGTGGTCGGCGAGGTGGACCAGGCACGCGGGTCGTTCCTCGGGGACGCCCCGCTGCTGGACGCCTTCCGGGTCGCCGTACCGGACCTGTCGCCGGCCGACGCGCGGACGCTGCTGGCCAAGTTCGGCCTGCGCGCCCAGCATGTGCTGCGCCCCGCCGCGACGCTCTCGCCGGGCGAGCGGACCCGGGCCGCGTTGGCGCTGTTGCAGGGGCGCGGGGTCAACCTGCTGGTGCTCGACGAGCCGACCAACCACCTGGACCTGCCGGCGATCGAGCAGTTGGAGTCGGCGCTGGCCGGCTACCCGGGCACGTTGCTGCTGGTGACGCACGACCGGCGGATGTTGGACGCGGTACGCGTGGACCGCCGTCTGCGGGTCGACGCCGGGCGGATCGCCGAGTCCTGATCCCGGCCCGCCACACCGGGCTGACCGGCCCCTTCCCGGCGCACCGGTCCGGCCGACGGCCCACCGGAGCGCCGCCTTCTGGGCTAAGTTGCCCATAACGGGCAGCGATCGGGGTATCGCGCCGGCCGGAGGTGGGCGAATGGTCGCGTTGGCACACACCCCGCCCTCGGCCGAACGGCTGCGGGCGGTCGACGGGTTCCTCGCGGAGGCATGGGCGGACCAGGCCCGCCACGACGAGAGACTGCGACCGCTGGCCGTGGAGGTCCGCTTCGACCGGGGCGTCGCCCACCTGACCGGCGAGGTCGACGAGCCGGCCCAGCTCCGCCTGGTACGCGAACAGGTCGGCCGACTCGCCGGGGTCTTCGGCGTCTGGTGCCGGGTACGTGTCGGCGGACGCGACCCGGTGGTGGTGGACCTCGGCTGCGGCGGCACCAAGCAGTGGCCGGGCAACCT
Above is a window of Verrucosispora sp. NA02020 DNA encoding:
- a CDS encoding ABC-F family ATP-binding cassette domain-containing protein, whose protein sequence is MSATLIAKDLAAGHGERTLFTGLDLVVAPGDVIGLVGPNGAGKSTLLRTLAGLLPVEAGSVAVSPPGASVGHLPQEPDRHPGETIRAFLARRTGVARAQAALDAATEALTTGAPGADDAYATALESWLGLGGADLDERAEEVAAELGLAVDLDHEMTGLSGGQAARAGLASLLLSRYDVFLLDEPTNDLDLAGLERLEQFVTGLRAGTVLVSHDREFLTRTVTRVLELDLHQQQVNHFGGGYAAYLEEREVARRQARAEFEEYADTRSSLEARARTQRSWMEKGVRNARRKATDNDKIGRKFRSEASEKQAAKARQTERLIERLDVVEEPRKEWELRMEIAAAPRAGAVVATLRDAVVRRGDFTLGPVHLQIDWADRVAITGANGSGKSTLLAALLGRLPLDTGQAALGPGVVVGEVDQARGSFLGDAPLLDAFRVAVPDLSPADARTLLAKFGLRAQHVLRPAATLSPGERTRAALALLQGRGVNLLVLDEPTNHLDLPAIEQLESALAGYPGTLLLVTHDRRMLDAVRVDRRLRVDAGRIAES